Proteins from a genomic interval of Syntrophorhabdaceae bacterium:
- a CDS encoding radical SAM protein, translating into GTHATLFPEHVLKDRDIDYVVRGEGETPFFEFVRVLSSGNRCGLSSVPGLSFYRDGTFHTGGIHVEEDIDLMPARDLLPAERYRIGKRPYTFFLTSRGCPFQCSFCGKPPVPYRRRTIVAIENELAEIERLGITAIDFEDDMLNLDIPFFHDILDLLKDRGVTLSAMNGLYGHTLDIETLEKMREAGFARLNFSLVDASPAVHASQRRRYPANLLSLFDWLEASDFLVETHFIIGLPGQRPQEIIDTMVFLMGKRMLPGPSIYYLAPGSPLFDEICGGDAAAYFPAARSSVMFETNPLFPRETTFTFMKLLRFMNVVKALIDVSPGASTLKDLTGADRLQKNPRDLHIFNSLLKEKRFLWFDTRGNDYVEEPQDPGIVSAFFKAMEGRTIKGFRTANSVRA; encoded by the coding sequence GGAACCCACGCGACACTCTTCCCCGAGCATGTGCTCAAGGACAGGGACATCGATTACGTGGTCCGGGGGGAAGGGGAGACACCCTTTTTCGAATTCGTCCGCGTCCTGTCTTCCGGGAATAGGTGTGGGCTGTCTTCCGTTCCGGGACTTTCCTTTTACCGCGACGGTACCTTCCACACGGGGGGCATCCACGTCGAGGAGGACATCGACCTCATGCCGGCACGCGATCTCCTTCCCGCCGAGAGGTACCGTATCGGCAAAAGGCCGTATACCTTCTTTCTTACGTCAAGAGGGTGCCCTTTTCAGTGCTCCTTTTGCGGCAAGCCTCCCGTCCCCTACCGCCGGCGGACGATAGTGGCCATAGAAAATGAGCTTGCGGAGATAGAGAGGCTGGGGATCACCGCCATAGACTTCGAGGACGACATGCTCAACCTCGACATCCCCTTCTTCCACGACATCCTCGACCTCCTGAAGGACAGGGGCGTCACCCTCTCCGCCATGAATGGCCTTTACGGCCATACCCTCGATATTGAAACGCTCGAGAAGATGCGTGAAGCGGGCTTTGCCCGCCTCAATTTCTCACTCGTCGATGCCTCCCCCGCCGTCCATGCATCCCAGCGAAGGAGGTATCCAGCCAACCTGCTAAGCCTTTTCGACTGGCTGGAGGCTTCCGACTTTCTCGTAGAGACACACTTCATCATCGGCCTGCCGGGTCAGAGGCCTCAGGAGATCATAGACACCATGGTATTTCTCATGGGGAAAAGGATGCTCCCCGGCCCGAGCATCTATTATCTCGCCCCGGGCAGTCCGCTCTTTGACGAGATATGCGGCGGCGACGCGGCGGCTTATTTCCCCGCTGCCCGCTCGAGCGTCATGTTCGAGACGAACCCGCTCTTTCCGCGGGAAACGACGTTCACCTTCATGAAGCTCCTGCGGTTCATGAACGTTGTCAAGGCCCTCATCGACGTAAGCCCCGGCGCCTCGACCCTGAAGGACCTTACCGGTGCGGACCGCCTGCAAAAGAATCCACGCGACCTTCATATATTCAATTCGCTCCTTAAAGAAAAGCGGTTCCTCTGGTTCGATACCCGGGGCAATGACTATGTCGAAGAGCCGCAGGATCCGGGTATAGTCAGCGCTTTTTTCAAGGCAATGGAGGGAAGGACCATAAAGGGGTTCCGGACAGCCAATTCGGTCAGGGCCTGA